The DNA region TCGTCGGGATGAACCTGCTCATAAGGGCCTCCACGCGGCGCATCTCTTCGAAAGCCGCGGCCACGGCGCTCTCGGCCGCTTCACCGAAGGCGCGAATGCTGACATAAGTATCCATCATGAACTGGCTGTCAACGTATCCGGCATCTTCGTCCGCAGAGGCTGCCGCGTCTTGCCCCAAGACAGAGCCTTCCTCAGAGGGCCAGAGAAGCCGCTGAAACACGCCTGTCCTCACAAGCGCATACCCCGCAACAACGAGGACACCAATGAGGAGGATGATCAAGAGCAGCTGGCCACGCCGCCCTCTCTCTCTCCGCCTGCGTCCGTACTCCCATTTCAAACAGACCGCACCCCCCGACTGATTTCCCGGACACAGTGTATCACTTCTACTAAACCCTGACAAGCAGCCCTTCGGGCTAGTCACAGAGGCATCGCGGGGTCGCACGGGCAGTCGATCCTCACCGCGGTCGCCGGTGCTCTCCGTCATATGCTCGCGTGATGTGGAGACAATAAGACAAAGATGCCCTCTTGGGCGAAAGAGGAAGGAGCGGGCACGCATTGGGAAGGAAGAAGAACAACGACCGCTTGAGAACCCTGCGCCAACTTGACCGGTTGAAGTGGGAGACCGCGGAGCACCTGGGACTCGCGGATGACGTGGGAAGGCCTCGTGAACTCACCGCCCGGGAAGCGGGCAAGCTCGGCGACCAAGTGGCGAAAAGATCCGTAAAGCAGGGAGAGCAGGCCATCCGGCGCGAAGGCGCGAGGAAGGCGGAGAAGAACCTCTGACCTCCTGGTCCCGGTCGACCG from Bacillota bacterium includes:
- a CDS encoding alpha/beta-type small acid-soluble spore protein, whose translation is MGRKKNNDRLRTLRQLDRLKWETAEHLGLADDVGRPRELTAREAGKLGDQVAKRSVKQGEQAIRREGARKAEKNL